In the Oncorhynchus nerka isolate Pitt River linkage group LG6, Oner_Uvic_2.0, whole genome shotgun sequence genome, gttaggcataaggttagcagtgtagtTAATGTTAGGTTTAATGTTAAGGTTTACATTTTAAGACGAGACGTAGAAATGGGCGGGGTTTATGACTGGCTGTCACTCGTGACGaccgtttctaaaactgtttcaaAACTGTTACCTCATTTCCCGGACACAATGTCCACAATTTCAAAACAAAGATTACAAATAAAATACACAATATCCTATATTCTTGATCGAAATATGTCCGGATTACATGCCATGTTTTTATTATAGTAAATGTCTTTATAGGGCTGCTAGGTTTCCTTAAAGTCTGGCGCGCCTGCGCTTTGAGCCCCTCCTATTTTATAAAAGAAAGAAACCAGAGGAAAATGGCTGCCTTTCTCACTTAAACCTCTGTCCTTAGAAGAAGAAATAAATATCAAATACCCGGCGCATAATGTCATCCAGGATCAAGTTCATATCCATGGAATATAAAGGCGTAGAATACATGCGTTTTTAGGATGTTATGGAATGGAAAATCGGTTTCATATTTAACCCTTTGCATTCTATGATCCGCCTACAAATGAGGTTTGTGGTTTTTTAATGTTCTCAAAATGTACTCGCAAATGCAGCAGTTTTATTCGTGGTATTTCGTTGTAGTAGCGCCCATTGCCCCATTTATACGGCTGTTGTATTATTGGGTTGTAAACGCATAATAGCGAGACACTACGTTGCGTATTGTATTAACACCGCCGATATGGTTTTGAAACAATAGCCTGTTCTAATTAATAATGTTGGACAAGATGTTTGCGCATAGAATAGATACTTTATAACATATGCATTACATAGTGATGTGCATCACCAACTTAGGttcttattgtgtgtgtgtgtttatgtgcatgCTCATAAGTTTGTGTCACACATACCAATTCAATGACTCTAAACCTGCTTCCCTTTCATTTGTACCCCTCAACAGAAAATGATGCACCAAGTCACTGGCAGCAGCAATGACTATTGCATGAGTGGCCTTGCAGAGGAATGTCAACACCCAACCACCCACTTTGACTTATGTAGCTCGCAATCCAACAAATTCTACCCTTCGCCTCCACCCCCTACTCTACAGCTGCCCCACCCAAACTTGCACAAGCCCATGCCCTGTCAAATGCAACAAGAGACCCAGAATGAGTTCCACCCTCAGACAGTGAGGATCCGAGGGCCCAGTGAAGCTCCAACTGGGACAGAGAGCTCCAAGAAAAAGAAAGGAGGCGTCGTCAAGTCTGGCCGTAGAGGGAGACCCTCGGGGACCACGAAGTCAGCCGGTTACCGGACAAGCACTGGGCGTCCGTTGGGGACCACGAAAGCTGCGGGGTTCAAGACCAGTCCCGGCAGGCCTCTGGGTACGACCAAAGCGGCAGGCTACAAGGTTAGTCCTGGCAGGCCTCCTGGTAGCATCAAGACTCTGGCTCGGCTCAAGAAACTGGAGTACGGGAGCTGTGATGGTACCAAGAAACTAGGCTTCAGTAACTGCGTCGGCGGAGCCAAGAAACTGGACTATGCCAGCTGTGATGGTACCAAGAAATTGGACTATGCCAGCTTCGAAGTGGCACCTTTCCCTTACAACCTGATGCAGAAACGAGGCTTGCGTGAGCCTACTGGCAAAGTGGAGGAACCTAACGAGTAGTTATGCCTGCGTCTCTCTATTGCCTGGAAATCATATTTGAGTGCTTGTCCTAAAGGGTGTTGATGACCAGCAGGGACTCATGTAGCCAAAATATTGGTTGACTTTTGGATATGTCTGGCACTGGTTACTAACGAAtggctcctcctctcttcattgcACTCTGCTGATATTGTCACCATGTAATCTGTCCCTATCCAAAGACTGAAATCGCTCTTTTTTTCAATAAGTTTGTTATCTTATTTTACAGAAATTGCATGATAAAGCATATAATAAATACAATCAATATACTTTAGCTAAACAGGAATGAGAAATAGCCTACTATTCGTCATAATCTAGTCAAATGCTCGCTGTCTGGAGAAGGGTTGATGTtttgtttaaatgtttaaatatctgACTTTCATTCATCTGTTTATTTTATGCTCTGATATAATGTGCTTTTATCATTAGTAGTTTGCTTGTCCTCCTGATGTTTTCCACATTGAAAATGCATCtgagtagaaaacaacacaaaACACACTAGCAAAACATGAATCTtagtaggaaacaacacaaaacaCACTAGCAAAACATGAATCTTAAGCATCTCCCAGAGTGCGTGTGGCAGTGTTTGTGTC is a window encoding:
- the LOC115120488 gene encoding UPF0461 protein C5orf24 homolog isoform X1, producing the protein MRNGPCNRDSSPRPNSEVTPLNLKFKMVKPLDAANLKDLRVALNGFLVKGETLKLETKSDPLHPGWNDSQRQGQKMMHQVTGSSNDYCMSGLAEECQHPTTHFDLCSSQSNKFYPSPPPPTLQLPHPNLHKPMPCQMQQETQNEFHPQTVRIRGPSEAPTGTESSKKKKGGVVKSGRRGRPSGTTKSAGYRTSTGRPLGTTKAAGFKTSPGRPLGTTKAAGYKVSPGRPPGSIKTLARLKKLEYGSCDGTKKLGFSNCVGGAKKLDYASCDGTKKLDYASFEVAPFPYNLMQKRGLREPTGKVEEPNE
- the LOC115120488 gene encoding UPF0461 protein C5orf24 homolog isoform X2, whose translation is MAAPLRQGGQQPLDAANLKDLRVALNGFLVKGETLKLETKSDPLHPGWNDSQRQGQKMMHQVTGSSNDYCMSGLAEECQHPTTHFDLCSSQSNKFYPSPPPPTLQLPHPNLHKPMPCQMQQETQNEFHPQTVRIRGPSEAPTGTESSKKKKGGVVKSGRRGRPSGTTKSAGYRTSTGRPLGTTKAAGFKTSPGRPLGTTKAAGYKVSPGRPPGSIKTLARLKKLEYGSCDGTKKLGFSNCVGGAKKLDYASCDGTKKLDYASFEVAPFPYNLMQKRGLREPTGKVEEPNE
- the LOC115120488 gene encoding UPF0461 protein C5orf24 homolog isoform X3, translating into MMHQVTGSSNDYCMSGLAEECQHPTTHFDLCSSQSNKFYPSPPPPTLQLPHPNLHKPMPCQMQQETQNEFHPQTVRIRGPSEAPTGTESSKKKKGGVVKSGRRGRPSGTTKSAGYRTSTGRPLGTTKAAGFKTSPGRPLGTTKAAGYKVSPGRPPGSIKTLARLKKLEYGSCDGTKKLGFSNCVGGAKKLDYASCDGTKKLDYASFEVAPFPYNLMQKRGLREPTGKVEEPNE